In Osmerus mordax isolate fOsmMor3 chromosome 23, fOsmMor3.pri, whole genome shotgun sequence, one DNA window encodes the following:
- the pop7 gene encoding ribonuclease P protein subunit p20, with protein MTEPRSPVSASIPQPPPVVVPPPSTDGAAVEMDPVEYTLRKRLPRKLPKRRNDVYVNMKTDFRAQLARCQKLLEGGGHREICVHGLGLAINRAINIALQLQASSQGALQLAANTSTVELVDDLEPEDPDEAGEPMTRTRNNSAIHIKVFYPDPQ; from the coding sequence ATGACTGAGCCACGCAGCCCAGTCTCAGCCtccatcccccagcctccccccgtggtcgtgccccctccctccacagatgGCGCGGCCGTAGAGATGGACCCCGTCGAGTACACCCTCCGCAAACGCCTTCCCAGGAAGCTTCCCAAGCGCCGCAACGACGTCTACGTCAACATGAAGACGGATTTCCGGGCTCAGCTGGCGCGCTGCCAGAAGCTTCTGGAAGGTGGAGGCCACCGGGAGATCTGCGTCCACGGCCTGGGCCTGGCCATCAACCGGGCCATCAACATCGCCCTGCAGCTCCAAGCCAGCAGCCAGGGGGCGCTACAGCTGGCAGCCAACACCTCGACTGTGGAGCTGGTGGATGACCTGGAGCCGGAGGACCCAGATGAGGCCGGGGAGCCCATGACTCGCACGCGCAACAACTCGGCTATACACATCAAAGTGTTTTACCCTGACCCACAGTGA
- the epoa gene encoding erythropoietin, with product MFHFSGTELFALLLMVLEWTRPVLLSPLRPICDLRVLDHFIKEAQDAEVAMRSCREGCGLVMPVTVPQSRVDFAAWETKNTVEQAREVQAGLWLLKQAMGSLQSSVSNAALRGHTASALRNMLSIGQVLRSLSIQEFTALGALRAEETWRVSTASELLQVHVNFLRGKVRLLLSNAPACHQDVS from the exons ATGTTTCACTTTTCAGGTACAG AACTGTTTGCCTTGCTGCTGATGGTGCTGGAGTGGACCCGACCAGTTCTACTGTCTCCTCTGAGACCCATCTGTGACCTGCGGGTCCTTGACCACTTCATCAAGGAGGCACAAGACGCAGAGGTGGCCATG cgGTCGTGTCGAGAAGGATGTGGCCTTGTCATGCCTGTCACCGTTCCCCAATCGAGGGTAGACTTTGCTGCCTGGGAAACGAAAAAT ACGGTGGAGCAGGCTCGGGAGGTGCAGGCGGGCCTGTGGCTGCTGAAACAGGCCATGGGCTCACTACAGTCCTCGGTCAGCAACGCCGCACTGCGCGGCCACACAGCCAGCGCTCTGAGGAACATGCTGAGCATAGGGCAGGTGCTGCGCAGTCTCAGCATCCAG GAGTTCACCGCTCTGGGCGCGCTACGCGCCGAGGAGACATGGCGTGTGTCCACCGCCTCCGAGCTGCTCCAGGTCCACGTCAACTTCCTGCGAGGCAAAGTACGCCTCCTGCTGTCCAACGCACCTGCCTGCCACCAAGACGTCAGCTGA